A genomic region of bacterium contains the following coding sequences:
- a CDS encoding phospholipase D family protein — MYSLFVLAGILFGYNTEIGVCFSPHGGCKNSVIDEIKNAKTEILVAMYYFTDNDITNEVCKSKKKGVNIRVVLDKSQKMGKYNKSIKLVENNIPVRYDTRDGLMHNKFAVIDDTVLVTGSFNWTRSADEKNRENIMVIKNPEVAKIFSNEFEKIWKASVDAEKGQRAVNVNMDKNNKTLILIGIMVCLSAIVGIMAFTSKRRRNLREDE; from the coding sequence ATGTATTCATTGTTTGTTTTAGCCGGGATATTGTTTGGGTATAATACTGAGATTGGAGTATGTTTTTCCCCTCACGGTGGATGTAAAAATTCCGTTATAGATGAAATTAAAAATGCAAAGACAGAAATACTTGTAGCAATGTATTATTTTACGGATAACGATATAACAAATGAAGTATGTAAAAGTAAGAAGAAAGGAGTGAATATCAGAGTAGTGCTTGACAAGAGTCAAAAAATGGGTAAGTATAATAAAAGTATCAAACTTGTGGAAAATAATATACCTGTAAGGTACGATACGAGAGACGGTTTGATGCACAATAAGTTTGCGGTAATAGATGATACGGTATTGGTTACGGGGTCGTTTAACTGGACAAGGTCGGCGGATGAGAAGAACAGAGAAAACATTATGGTAATTAAAAATCCGGAAGTTGCAAAAATATTCAGCAATGAGTTTGAAAAAATATGGAAAGCTTCCGTTGATGCAGAAAAAGGGCAGAGAGCCGTGAACGTAAATATGGATAAAAATAATAAAACCCTGATATTAATAGGTATAATGGTATGTTTATCGGCAATAGTCGGTATAATGGCGTTTACAAGCAAAAGAAGAAGAAATCTAAGGGAAGATGAATAA